In one Leishmania mexicana MHOM/GT/2001/U1103 complete genome, chromosome 19 genomic region, the following are encoded:
- a CDS encoding putative mitogen-activated protein kinase has translation MAAISTKELMEVTLGKKLGAGSFGSVFVGVLPSGNFVAVKILELSDDAPSNTEVEIHRKMVHPNIIRYLYSRIDLESTPKKLYVYLEFVTGGSVTSLMKSLPNGCLPYAVVRVYARHMFQGLEYLHSNQVAHRDIKGDNVLISMDTGTAKLADFDQAKIMNTHGTLRKAATATLAGTPYWMAPEVITDEDGYDPFKADIWSAGCTVAEMITGRAPWTPMPNVMHIMNKLALSTGWPDAVPKDAKELGSQDAYDFLDLCFQRDVSKRPPAATLLKHVFLRV, from the coding sequence ATGGCGGCAATCTCAACCAAGGAGCTGATGGAGGTGACGCTAGGCAAGAAGCTCGGCGCTGGCAGCTTCGGCTCTGTTTTTGTGGGTGTGCTTCCCAGCGGCAACTTCGTTGCGGTGAAGATACTGGAGCTCTCAGATGACGCGCCGTCCAACACCGAGGTGGAGATTCACCGGAAGATGGTACACCCCAACATTATTCGCTATCTGTACAGCCGCATTGATTTGGAAAGCACACCCAAGAAACTCTACGTCTACCTGGAGTTTGTGACTGGTGGCTCGGTGACGTCGCTGATGAAGAGCTTACCGAACGGCTGCCTGCCCTATGCAGTAGTGCGCGTGTACGCACGGCACATGTTTCAAGGATTGGAGTATCTTCATAGCAACCAGGTTGCCCACCGTGACATCAAGGGCGACAATGTGCTTATTTCCATGGACACAGGCACGGCAAAGCTAGCCGACTTTGATCAGGCCAAAATCATGAACACGCACGGCACCTTGCGCaaagcagcgacggcgacgttgGCGGGCACGCCATACTGGATGGCGCCTGAGGTGATCACAGACGAGGACGGCTACGATCCATTCAAGGCCGATATCTGGTCAGCGGGCTGCACCGTGGCGGAGATGATCACAGGGCGTGCTCCGTGGACCCCGATGCCGAATGTGATGCACATCATGAACAAGCTGGCGCTCTCGACCGGCTGGCCTGATGCGGTGCCGAAGGACGCCAAAGAACTCGGTTCGCAAGACGCGTACGACTTCTTAGACTTGTGCTTCCAGCGAGATGTGTCGAAGCGGCCGCCTGCCGCAACCCTCCTCAAGCACGTGTTTCTGCGAGTCTGA
- a CDS encoding metallo-peptidase, Clan MG, Family M24: MPKNADQEEWEDYGDEEVQDEEEEDTTINNSDVVVRYKKAATWCNETLRVLIDATKPGAKVCDLCRLGDDTITAKVKTMFKGTEKGIAFPTCISVNNCVCHNSPGVSDEATQQEIAMGDVVHYDLGIHVDGYCAVVAHTIQVTEDDELGKDEKAARVITAAYNILNTALRQMRPGATIYQVTDVVEKAAEHYKVTPVDGVLSHMMKRYIIDGYRCIPQRRVAEHMVHDYDLEKAQVWTLDIVMTSGKGKLKERDARPCVFKVTLDSNYSVKMESAKEVQKEIDSKYATFPFAIRNLEAKKARLGLNEMAKHGAVIPYPILFEKEGEVVAHFKITVLIGNKKIEPITGLKPQKAPALEPYTDEMLLATNKLSLSLEKKAAK, from the coding sequence atGCCAAAGAACGCCGATCAGGAGGAGTGGGAGGATTACGGCGACGAAGAGGTGCaggatgaagaggaggaggatacCACCATCAACAACTCCGACGTGGTGGTGCGCTACAAGAAGGCCGCCACGTGGTGCAATGAAACGCTGCGCGTGCTTATCGATGCAACGAAACCTGGCGCCAAGGTGTGCGACCTGTGCCGCCTCGGTGATgacaccatcaccgccaagGTCAAGACGATGTTCAAAGGTACGGAAAAAGGCATAGCCTTCCCAACCTGCATCTCGGTCAACAACTGCGTATGCCACAACAGCCCTGGTGTGTCGGACGAGGCGACGCAGCAAGAGATCGCGATGGGTGACGTCGTGCACTACGACCTGGGCATCCACGTGGACGGCTactgcgccgtcgtcgcgcacACCATTCAGGTGACAGAGGACGACGAGCTCGGCAAGgacgagaaggcggcgcgcgtCATTACAGCGGCGTACAACATCCTGAacacggcgctgcgccagaTGCGTCCCGGTGCGACCATCTACCAGGTGACAGACGTAGTTGAGAAGGCTGCAGAGCACTATAAGGTGACTCCGGTTGACGGCGTCCTCTCGCACATGATGAAGCGCTACATCATAGACGGATACCGTTGTATCCCGCAGCGCAGGGTCGCGGAGCACATGGTGCACGACTACGATCTCGAGAAGGCGCAGGTGTGGACGCTAGACATTGTTATGACTTCCGGCAAGGGCAAGCTCAAGGAGCGCGATGCGCGGCCGTGCGTGTTCAAGGTGACACTGGACTCCAACTACTCTGTGAAGATGGAGAGCGCGAAGGAGGTTCAGAAGGAAATCGACTCTAAGTATGCCACCTTCCCGTTTGCCATCCGAAACCTGGAGGCCAAGAAGGCGCGCCTCGGTCTCAACGAGATGGCGAAGCACGGTGCCGTCATCCCGTACCCTATTCTCTTCGAAAAGGAAGGCGAGGTCGTTGCCCATTTCAAGATTACTGTGCTCATCGGCAACAAGAAGATTGAACCGATCACCGGCCTGAAGCCGCAGAAGGCCCCGGCGCTCGAGCCGTACACGGACGAGATGCTGCTTGCGACGAACAAGCTCTCGTTGTCGCTAGAGAAAAAGGCGGCTAAGTAG
- a CDS encoding putative map kinase encodes MERYTVMGQLGDGSFGTVSKAQNTSTGEIVAVKKMKQRFHSWEECLQLREIQSLRKVQHPNLVKLKEVVREKTELFMIFEYCEKNIFQIQRQRANEMSGPMAFSDKEIRSIMCQTLLGVQAIHKAGFMHRDLKPENLLISGDLVKVADFGLAKEIRSRPPFTEYVSTRWYRAPELVLHSTHYNSPVDIWACAVIFAELYLCRPLFPGTSESDQLFKICSVLGSPAPNEWDEGYQLARRMNMRFPTVAPTPLRHILTTAPPAAVDLMAQMLRFNPAERPTATQCLQHPYFTGSGGSSALYAGIATGQPHNPFQMAASGAIAAQSMPNVGLTSNSSPPPTTSNASLFKYANLFNQGNRSPLSVSSTSAPFSGSSALQGGVTSSNMVRSVPTQRKTSVPNAADSDDEFNF; translated from the coding sequence ATGGAGCGCTACACGGTGATGGGCCAGCTGGGCGACGGCTCCTTTGGAACGGTGAGTAAAGCTCAAAACACGAGCACCGGCGAAATTGTAGCGGTGAAGAAGATGAAGCAGCGCTTCCACAGCTGGGAGGAGTGTCTGCAGTTGCGCGAGATTCAGTCGCTGCGCAAGGTGCAGCACCCCAACCTGGTGAAGCTGAAGGAAGTGGTGCGCGAGAAGACAGAGCTCTTCATGATTTTCGAGTACTGTGAAAAGAACATCTTTCAAATTCAGCGTCAGCGTGCCAATGAAATGAGCGGCCCAATGGCCTTTAGTGACAAAGAGATCCGCAGTATCATGTGCCAGACGTTGCTCGGGGTGCAGGCGATCCACAAGGCTGGCTTTATGCACCGTGACCTGAAGCCAGAGAACTTGCTCATCTCGGGCGACTTGGTGAAGGTCGCCGACTTTGGCCTCGCGAAGGAGATTCGCTCCCGCCCACCGTTCACGGAATACGTGTCGACACGGTGGTACCGCGCACCGGAGCTTGTGCTGCACTCGACGCACTACAACTCCCCCGTCGACATCTGGGCGTGCGCGGTGATCTTTGCTGAGCTCTACCTGTGCCGTCCCCTCTTTCCGGGTACTTCAGAGAGCGACCAGCTCTTTAAAATTTGCTCCGTGCTCGGCTCCCCGGCCCCCAATGAGTGGGACGAGGGGTACCAGCTAGCGCGCCGCATGAACATGCGCTTTCCAACTGTtgcgccaacgccgctgcgccacatcctcaccacggcaccgccggcggccgtggaCCTTATGGCGCAGATGCTGCGTTTCAACCCAGCGGAGCGACCCACGGCAACGCAGTGCCTGCAGCACCCGTATTTCACCGGCAGTGGGGGCAGCTCTGCGCTGTACGCTGGCATCGCCACCGGCCAGCCGCACAACCCGTTTCAAatggccgccagcggcgcgatTGCTGCGCAGTCGATGCCAAATGTGGGCTTGACCAGCAACAGTAGCCCGCCACCAACCACGTCGAACGCGTCCCTCTTCAAGTACGCTAATCTCTTCAACCAGGGGAATCGCAGCCCGCTCTCCGTTAGCAGCACCTCTGCCCCATTTTCGGGCAGCAGTGCTCTCCAGGGAGGCGTGACTAGCAGCAACATGGTCCGCTCTGTACCAACGCAGCGCAAGACCTCCGTCCCCAATGCAgcggacagcgacgacgagtTCAACTTCTGA
- a CDS encoding putative ADP,ATP carrier protein 1, mitochondrial precursor — translation MAANSNSAAAPKKARQDAPKLGFWEEFMISGFAAGAAKTAAAPIERVKLLVQNQGEMIKQGTLDRPYSGVMNCLTRTVKTEGLYSLWRGNLSNVIRYFPTQALNFAFKDQFKRMFNYKKDRDGYMKWFMGNMASGGLAGAVSLCFVYSLDYVRTRLANDTKSAKKGGERQYSGMVDCYIKTFKTDGLAGLYRGFCVSCVGIVAYRGFYFGLYDTLQPMLPVNNFLVNFMLGWIVTIVSGLISYPLDTVRRRMMMTSGTGKNYRNSFECFMQCVKNEGAVSLFRGAGANILRGVAGALVLSGVDAIKPYYISTRAARN, via the coding sequence ATGGCTGCCAACAGTAACTCTGCGGCCGCTCCGAAGAAGGCGCGCCAGGATGCGCCGAAGCTCGGCTTCTGGGAAGAGTTCATGATCAGCGGTtttgccgctggcgctgccaagacggccgcggcgccgatCGAGCGTGTGAAGCTGCTGGTGCAGAACCAGGGTGAGATGATCAAACAGGGCACGCTTGACCGCCCGTACAGCGGTGTGATGAACTGCCTGACGCGCACGGTGAAGACGGAGGGCTTGTACTCGCTGTGGCGCGGCAACCTGTCGAACGTGATCCGCTACTTCCCGACGCAGGCGCTGAACTTTGCCTTCAAGGACCAGTTCAAGCGTATGTTCAACTACAAGAAGGACCGTGACGGCTACATGAAGTGGTTCATGGGCAACATGGCGTCCGGCGGTCTTGCCGGCGCTGTGTCGCTGTGCTTCGTGTACTCGCTGGACTACGTGCGTACCCGCCTCGCGAACGACACGAAGTCTGCGAAGAAGGGCGGCGAGCGCCAGTACAGCGGCATGGTGGACTGCTACATCAAGACGTTCAAGACCGACGGTCTGGCAGGTCTGTACCGCGGCTTCTGCGTGTCATGTGTGGGCATTGTTGCGTACCGCGGCTTCTACTTTGGCCTGTACGACACGCTGCAGCCGATGCTGCCGGTGAACAACTTCCTTGTGAACTTCATGCTGGGCTGGATTGTGACTATCGTGTCTGGCCTGATCTCATACCCGCTGGACACGGTGCGCCGTCGCATGATGATGACGTCCGGCACCGGCAAGAACTACCGCAACTCGTTCGAGTGCTTTATGCAGTGCGTGAAGAACGAGGGCGCGGTTTCGCTGttccgcggcgctggcgcgaACATTCTGCGTGGTGTCGCtggtgcgctggtgctgtcCGGCGTTGACGCTATCAAGCCGTACTACATCAGTACTCGCGCGGCGAGGAATTAA
- the ANC1 gene encoding putative ADP,ATP carrier protein 1, mitochondrial precursor, with the protein MSANSNSAAAPKKARQDAPKLGFWEEFMISGFAAGAAKTAAAPIERVKLLVQNQGEMIKQGTLDRPYSGVMNCLTRTVKTEGLYSLWRGNLSNVIRYFPTQALNFAFKDQFKRMFNYKKDRDGYMKWFMGNMASGGLAGAVSLCFVYSLDYVRTRLANDTKSAKKGGERQYSGMVDCYIKTFKTDGLAGLYRGFCVSCVGIVAYRGFYFGLYDTLQPMLPVNNFLVNFMLGWIVTIVSGLISYPLDTVRRRMMMTSGTGKNYRNSFECFMQCVKNEGAVSLFRGAGANILRGVAGALVLSGVDAIKPYYISTRAARN; encoded by the coding sequence ATGTCTGCCAACAGTAACTCTGCGGCCGCTCCGAAGAAGGCGCGCCAGGATGCGCCGAAGCTCGGCTTCTGGGAAGAGTTCATGATCAGCGGTtttgccgctggcgctgccaagacggccgcggcgccgatCGAGCGTGTGAAGCTGCTGGTGCAGAACCAGGGTGAGATGATCAAACAGGGCACGCTTGACCGCCCGTACAGCGGTGTGATGAACTGCCTGACGCGCACGGTGAAGACGGAGGGCTTGTACTCGCTGTGGCGCGGCAACCTGTCGAACGTGATCCGCTACTTCCCGACGCAGGCGCTGAACTTTGCCTTCAAGGACCAGTTCAAGCGTATGTTCAACTACAAGAAGGACCGTGACGGCTACATGAAGTGGTTCATGGGCAACATGGCGTCCGGCGGTCTTGCCGGCGCTGTGTCGCTGTGCTTCGTGTACTCGCTGGACTACGTGCGTACCCGCCTCGCGAACGACACGAAGTCTGCGAAGAAGGGCGGCGAGCGCCAGTACAGCGGCATGGTGGACTGCTACATCAAGACGTTCAAGACCGACGGTCTGGCAGGTCTGTACCGCGGCTTCTGCGTGTCATGTGTGGGCATTGTTGCGTACCGCGGCTTCTACTTTGGCCTGTACGACACGCTGCAGCCGATGCTGCCGGTGAACAACTTCCTTGTGAACTTCATGCTGGGCTGGATTGTGACTATCGTGTCTGGCCTGATCTCATACCCGCTGGACACGGTGCGCCGTCGCATGATGATGACGTCCGGCACCGGCAAGAACTACCGCAACTCGTTCGAGTGCTTTATGCAGTGCGTGAAGAACGAGGGCGCGGTTTCGCTGttccgcggcgctggcgcgaACATTCTGCGTGGTGTCGCtggtgcgctggtgctgtcCGGCGTTGACGCTATCAAGCCGTACTACATCAGTACTCGCGCGGCGAGGAATTAA